Genomic window (Heliomicrobium gestii):
TTACATTTTTAATTTTTGTTTACTCTTCGACTGTCTATGCGTTACAAACTCCTAAAGTACTTTTAGATGGTAGAGAACTATTCTTCGATGTCCCTCCGATAATCGAAAACGGAAGAATCTTAGTACCTGTTCGAGCGATTTTTGAAGAGTTGGGCGCCAATTTAACATGGAAAGGTATTACGCAACCAATAATTGCCTCGAAAGGAAATACAACCATTGAACTGCAAGTTGGTAGTTACACTTCTTTTAAAAACGGTAAACAAATAATTCTAGATGTTCCCCCAAGAGTAATAAATGATCGTACATTAGTACCATTACGTTTTGTTAGTGAAGCCTTAGATGCTGAAGTAAATTGGAACTCTTATACACATACAGTATCCATAAATTCTCAAGTTTCCGAACCTCCCTCATACAAGCTACCCATTTCTGAAAAAAAGACAACACAAACTGAGGAAATTGAGACACCTTCCTTGCCTGCCGATTATAGCTCGTCATCTTCCATGCAAAAACCTACACAAACTAAAGAGATTGAGACCTGGTCGTTACCTCCGGATAACAATTCGTCATCTACTCAACAAAAAAATAGCCAAAATAATGAATCCGGTTCCACGGGCTCTCCTAATACTAATGTAGATTCAAACTCCTCATCATCCCAATCTCCGGCAACCCCAAAACCCACTTCGCCAAGCACGGGAGAAATAAACAGTAGTGGGATAGATATCCCCCAAAGCTACAAAGATAGAGATGCTAATTTTAATAATTCTCCGAGCACATCGGGGGGCACCTCCAGTCCCGTAGCAACCCCGGATCGCGATTCACTTCCAACTCCGGCAACTCCTAAAACCACAACCGATACCTCACTTGGTACGGGTAGTGGAAATGTCAATTCGCAAGACTATATGAACAGACCCCCTCAATTTTAATTAATCAACCCATCTAACTCATGTGTAAAAATCTTGTGGCCGTGCATAAATTAAGTTTATTAGCTATTATTTATAGCACTAAACGTAGTAAAGCATGTTCGCCGGATTGAACTTACTACCAATAAAACAAACACTATAATCAGAATCAACTTATAACTGCATATAAAAAACGGAAGGCCGTAAACCTATAATCAATTCTCATAGGTTACGGCCTTCCTCTTTTAGACTGGAAATACTATCTAGAATAATGGCGGAGGGAGTGGGATTCGAACCCACGGTAGAGTCACCCCTACAACGGTTTTCAAGACCGCCGCCTTCAACCGCTCGGCCATCCCTCCGCATTCACCGGAGCGTTGCGCCCCGGTGGAAAGACGTGAATTATATTACCATAGACCCTCCGAAAAGGCAATGGGGATTCCCTTTCCAGGTAAGGAAAGTGAAGGCTCAGCCGTTGAATGGCTTCCCCTTCCCCTACGCCTCCACCTCAACGATGATCTCCACCTCGACGGGCGCGTTCAGCGGCAGTTCAGCCACGCCGACAGCGGAACGGGCGTGTTCGCCTGCGGTGCCGAAGACCTGCTTGAAGAACTCCGATGCGCCGTTGAGGACGGCAGGCTGGCCGGTGAAGCCGGCGGCGCCGTTGACGAAGCCGGTCACTTTGACGATGCGGACGATCCGGTCGAGGCTGCCGATCACGGCTTTGACGGCGGCCAGGCAGTTCAAGGCGCAGAGGCGGGCGGATCGGGCCGCTTCTTCTGCGGTCAGGTCGGCGCCGACCTTGCCGGTGTGAAGCAGCACACCTTTCAGGAAGGGCAGTTGACCGGCCGTAAAGACGAGATTGCCTGTCCGGACCGCGGGGACGTAGGCGGCCACCGGCGGGATGACTTCCGGGAGTTCGAGGCCCATGGCGTTGAGTCGTTCTTCTACTGAGGGGTTGAGATTGTCTTCCTCCTGGGGAATGACCGTCAGCATACCACTCCACCCTCTTCACGTTTTGTCACTGCGCCATGTGAGCGCCTGTTCCTTTTTCCACACCGATGGCCCTTTTTCCTGTACAAAGCCTGCTCAGTTGGAACCTTTTCCTGCAATGACATTACGCCTAAACCTCTGATCGTTCATCCGGTCATTTCTGCCTCTCGCCAAGCCTATCGCCCTGTCACTGCGCCCGCTCAAAGGCGGCCACACAGTTCTTCCCACGTCGCTTCGCCTCGTAGAGGGCCACATCAGCCCGCTGGATCAGCTTCTCCAGGGTCTTGCCGTCTTCCGGGAAGGCGGAGACGCCGATGCTGAGGGTGACGTACTGGATGTGGTCGTCGCCGATCTCGATGGGGGTCTGTTCGATCCGTTTGCGGATGCGGTCAGCGATGCCGACGCCCATGTCCTTGGTGGCGCCCATGAGGATGATGGTGATCTCCTCGCCGCCGAAGCGGACAGCGATGTCCTCTTCCCGGAGGCAGTTGCGCACGTTGGCGGCCACCATCCGCAAGGCCTTGTCGCCGGCGTCGTGGCCGAAGGTGTCGTTGAACTTTTTGAACTGGTCGATGTCGGCCATGAGCAGGCTGAAGCGCCGATCTGTGTCGTGGGCCTGAGCGACCATCGATTCCATCGTCTGTTCCAGGTAGCGCCGGTTGTGCAATCCCGTCAGGGGATCGATCAGGGAGAGACGGCGGTTGTGGTCGATGAGCCGCATGTTGCTGATCGTCGGGGCGGCCAGGGCCAGGAGGCTGCGGACGACTCGCGCCGTCTGGTCGTCAAAGAAGCCGGCACTGCTGCTGTAGAGGTGCAACACGCCCACGACCTGGCCGGCGACGCTGAGGTTGGTGCAAAAATAGCTGCCCGAGTCGGCGTTGATCTCATGGGCGGGGCAGCCGTACTCGATCCGGGCGTCTTTGACGATCAGGTCGACGCCCGAGGCAAAGGCCTTGCAACGGGCCGGCTGGAAATCGCCGCTGAAGTGAAAGCGCGAATCAGCCCACTGGATGAGGGCCTGCCCCTGGGTCGGGTTGGTCACGGCCCGCAGCAAGATGGCGTCCAGCTTGCCGTTGGCGCGGCCGAGACGGCGCAGGTAGTGGGCCAGGATGGTGTAGACCTCATCCTCCGTCGTCGCCCGGGCGAAGTCGATGGAGCAGGTCAGGAGCAGTTCCTCCTGGCGTTTGCTTTCCATATATTCGGTGAGGTCGTTGAAGGTGACGATCATCGACTCGACGGCGCCGTCTTGGCCAAAGGTCGGCGTCTGGGTGAGAACGCCCCAGTAGATCCGATCGCCAGTGATGATGCCGATCTCCCGGTCTTTGAAGGGCGCTTTGCGGCGCGTG
Coding sequences:
- a CDS encoding copper amine oxidase N-terminal domain-containing protein; this translates as TFLIFVYSSTVYALQTPKVLLDGRELFFDVPPIIENGRILVPVRAIFEELGANLTWKGITQPIIASKGNTTIELQVGSYTSFKNGKQIILDVPPRVINDRTLVPLRFVSEALDAEVNWNSYTHTVSINSQVSEPPSYKLPISEKKTTQTEEIETPSLPADYSSSSSMQKPTQTKEIETWSLPPDNNSSSTQQKNSQNNESGSTGSPNTNVDSNSSSSQSPATPKPTSPSTGEINSSGIDIPQSYKDRDANFNNSPSTSGGTSSPVATPDRDSLPTPATPKTTTDTSLGTGSGNVNSQDYMNRPPQF
- a CDS encoding RidA family protein: MLTVIPQEEDNLNPSVEERLNAMGLELPEVIPPVAAYVPAVRTGNLVFTAGQLPFLKGVLLHTGKVGADLTAEEAARSARLCALNCLAAVKAVIGSLDRIVRIVKVTGFVNGAAGFTGQPAVLNGASEFFKQVFGTAGEHARSAVGVAELPLNAPVEVEIIVEVEA